A region of Allocoleopsis franciscana PCC 7113 DNA encodes the following proteins:
- the cobW gene encoding cobalamin biosynthesis protein CobW, with protein MHKIPVTVITGFLGAGKTTLIRHLLQNNEGRRIAVFVNEFGEIGIDGELLRDCRVCEDEEDPNSNIVELTNGCLCCTVQEEFLPAMQELLQRRDRLDCMLIETSGLALPKPLVQAFRWPEIRTGATVDGVITVVDCEALASNQFVGDLEALLAQRQADSSLEHETPIEELFEDQLACADLVLLTKCDRVDEQTQVRVQDWLRQNLSPGVKVISCQDGKISGDLLLGFNAAVEDNLDSRPSHHDTEAEHEHDDDINAVQLLLDQAFEPSVLVKRLQTLVQQQEIYRIKGFVAVPNKAMRLVLQGVGNRFDYFYDRTWQPNETRQTKLVLIGRELDRVGIESLLLKLD; from the coding sequence ATGCATAAAATTCCCGTCACAGTCATTACAGGATTTCTTGGCGCAGGCAAAACCACGTTAATTCGCCATTTACTGCAAAACAATGAAGGACGACGTATTGCTGTTTTTGTCAATGAATTTGGAGAAATTGGAATTGATGGGGAACTTTTGCGTGACTGCCGTGTCTGTGAAGATGAAGAAGACCCCAACAGCAACATTGTTGAACTTACCAACGGCTGCTTATGCTGCACTGTGCAAGAGGAATTCTTACCAGCAATGCAAGAATTGCTTCAGCGGCGCGATCGCCTTGACTGTATGTTGATTGAAACCTCTGGACTCGCACTCCCAAAACCATTGGTGCAAGCATTTCGCTGGCCTGAAATTCGCACAGGCGCTACAGTGGACGGCGTCATCACTGTGGTGGATTGTGAAGCCTTGGCAAGCAATCAATTTGTGGGTGATTTAGAAGCACTCTTAGCACAGCGACAAGCCGACTCTAGCCTAGAACACGAAACACCGATTGAGGAACTGTTTGAAGATCAGCTCGCTTGTGCTGACTTAGTGTTGCTGACTAAATGCGATCGCGTTGACGAACAAACGCAAGTGAGGGTGCAGGATTGGCTCAGGCAGAACTTATCCCCTGGCGTAAAAGTCATTTCTTGTCAGGACGGTAAAATTAGTGGCGATTTGTTACTCGGTTTCAACGCTGCGGTAGAAGACAATTTAGATAGTCGTCCCAGTCACCACGATACTGAAGCCGAACACGAACATGATGACGACATTAATGCAGTGCAACTACTACTAGACCAGGCATTTGAGCCGTCTGTCTTGGTTAAACGTTTGCAAACATTAGTGCAACAGCAAGAAATTTATCGAATTAAGGGATTTGTAGCAGTTCCGAACAAAGCCATGCGTTTGGTATTACAGGGTGTGGGTAATCGATTTGACTACTTTTATGACCGGACTTGGCAACCCAACGAAACCCGTCAAACAAAATTAGTGTTAATTGGTCGGGAACTTGATCGAGTTGGCATTGAGTCATTATTGCTAAAGCTAGATTAA
- a CDS encoding QcrA and Rieske domain-containing protein — MNRRNFIVLFGVSWFVSYFSVVFTNTTYAIQPKTKPKLKQSSTSENWFDVGTVEELDKTGQMLKEKSPFGSILVIGTSKSENLIAVNPTCTHLGCTVEWLSDEKIFLCPCHASEFGGDGKVQNGPATKPLSTYVTKIEGDSVMVKRA, encoded by the coding sequence ATGAATCGCCGTAATTTTATTGTTTTATTTGGTGTGAGTTGGTTTGTAAGTTACTTCTCTGTAGTATTCACAAATACCACCTATGCGATACAACCTAAAACCAAACCCAAACTTAAACAATCGTCTACATCTGAAAATTGGTTTGATGTAGGGACGGTAGAGGAGTTAGATAAAACGGGTCAAATGTTAAAAGAAAAATCGCCTTTTGGTTCTATTCTGGTGATTGGTACTTCTAAAAGTGAAAACCTGATAGCTGTTAATCCCACCTGCACTCATCTGGGTTGTACGGTGGAATGGCTGAGTGATGAAAAAATATTTTTATGTCCTTGTCACGCTTCAGAATTTGGAGGCGATGGTAAAGTGCAAAATGGCCCAGCCACAAAACCACTCTCAACTTACGTGACCAAAATAGAGGGGGATTCGGTTATGGTGAAACGCGCTTAG
- a CDS encoding transposase domain-containing protein, whose protein sequence is MPNRVEILKQKFANSVGLPFGEILPEDSIREALEAEKVKYRSRLFNPIVTLWAFLSQVLDTDKSLQNAVSRVIAWLAAAGEAIPAADTGGYSKARKRLPEKFLLRLLGKTAQGLEKQLETEDLW, encoded by the coding sequence ATGCCCAATCGCGTTGAAATTCTCAAGCAGAAGTTTGCTAACAGTGTAGGACTACCATTTGGGGAGATATTGCCAGAAGATAGTATCAGGGAAGCTTTAGAAGCCGAAAAGGTAAAGTATCGTAGCCGCCTGTTCAACCCCATCGTCACCTTATGGGCGTTCCTATCTCAAGTGTTGGATACAGACAAAAGCCTACAAAATGCAGTTAGTCGGGTGATTGCTTGGCTAGCGGCGGCTGGAGAAGCCATTCCTGCTGCTGACACAGGGGGATACTCAAAAGCCAGAAAAAGACTGCCAGAGAAATTCCTGTTGAGACTATTGGGCAAAACGGCTCAAGGACTAGAAAAGCAGCTCGAAACCGAAGACCTGTGGTAG
- the hoxE gene encoding bidirectional hydrogenase complex protein HoxE, translating to MSSPPLQNKQRSADDSVASPSRSPSAKGHASGDSEALLRSPLALPKASADRRFKALDMTMKRNQYKPDALIEVLHKAQEAFGYLEEDVLVYIAKGLKLPLSRVYGVATFYHLFSLKPSGAHTCVVCLGTACYVKGGNKVMETLEKELGIERGKTTPDGNVSLVGARCLGACGIAPAVVFDGTVAGKLEPETALERIRTWET from the coding sequence ATGTCTTCCCCACCTCTTCAAAACAAACAACGTTCGGCAGATGATAGCGTTGCATCCCCGTCCAGATCACCTTCTGCCAAGGGTCATGCCAGTGGCGATAGCGAAGCGCTGCTGCGTTCGCCCTTGGCGTTGCCGAAGGCTAGCGCAGATCGCCGCTTTAAAGCATTGGATATGACCATGAAGCGGAATCAGTACAAACCAGATGCCTTAATTGAAGTGCTGCATAAGGCACAGGAAGCCTTTGGCTATCTGGAAGAAGATGTCCTGGTCTACATCGCTAAGGGACTCAAACTGCCGTTGAGTCGAGTATACGGAGTTGCAACGTTCTACCACCTGTTTTCTCTCAAACCCAGTGGTGCTCATACCTGCGTCGTTTGCTTGGGAACAGCGTGCTACGTCAAAGGTGGCAACAAAGTGATGGAAACATTGGAAAAAGAACTGGGGATCGAGAGGGGCAAGACAACTCCAGATGGCAACGTTTCACTAGTAGGCGCTCGCTGTTTGGGAGCCTGTGGGATTGCTCCGGCAGTTGTCTTCGATGGCACTGTGGCAGGGAAACTGGAGCCGGAAACTGCACTGGAGCGTATTCGTACCTGGGAAACCTGA
- a CDS encoding NuoF family protein: MNLTELLEVAEQERSHQKSIRIHCCTSTGCRAANSLDVQANMQSAVKEHGLSDRVEVIGVGCMGFCGRGPLVEVDPNNLLYEEVKPEEAASIIDALNGGTAKPIQGDTQHPFFARQMRIVREHSGKIDPERIEEYIAVGGYQSLYKALYDMTPAQVVEEITKSGLRGRGGGGYPTGLKWATVAKVSADQKYVICNGDEGDPGAFMDRSVLESDPHLVLEGMAIAGYAVGANHGYIYVRAEYPLAIQRLQKAIQQAKKYNLLGTQIFDSPFDFKVDIRIGAGAFVCGEETALIQSIEGGRGNPRPRPPYPAQKGLWGCPTLINNVESFANIAPIIREGADWYASIGTEKSKGTKIFALTGKIRNNGLIEVPMGITLREIVEEMGGCVPDGVVKTVQTGGPSGGCIPAALLDTPVDYDSLMAVGSMMGSGGMVVMDQDTSMVEVAQFYMEFCRDESCGKCIPCRAGTVQLYELLNKIANRQATQKDLEQLEALCYMVKEMSLCGLGQTAPNPVLSTLKYFKQEYLELLQSPVEHNGKVTVSQSS; this comes from the coding sequence ATGAATTTAACCGAATTATTAGAAGTTGCTGAGCAGGAACGATCGCACCAAAAGAGCATTCGTATCCACTGCTGTACATCGACGGGATGCCGTGCGGCTAATTCTCTGGATGTGCAAGCCAATATGCAAAGCGCAGTGAAAGAACACGGATTAAGCGATCGCGTTGAAGTTATTGGCGTAGGTTGCATGGGGTTCTGCGGACGAGGCCCCCTAGTAGAAGTTGATCCCAATAACTTGCTCTACGAAGAAGTTAAGCCAGAAGAAGCTGCCAGTATCATTGATGCTCTTAATGGCGGGACTGCCAAACCCATCCAAGGCGATACCCAGCATCCTTTTTTTGCTCGACAAATGCGGATTGTGCGGGAACACAGCGGCAAAATTGATCCAGAACGGATTGAGGAATATATTGCTGTTGGCGGTTATCAGTCCTTGTATAAAGCACTCTATGACATGACCCCTGCCCAAGTTGTAGAGGAAATCACGAAGAGTGGTTTGCGGGGACGGGGTGGTGGTGGCTATCCCACAGGGCTGAAGTGGGCAACGGTGGCCAAAGTATCGGCAGATCAGAAATATGTTATCTGCAATGGTGACGAAGGCGACCCCGGTGCATTTATGGATCGCAGCGTTTTGGAGAGCGATCCCCATTTAGTCTTAGAAGGCATGGCGATCGCTGGTTATGCCGTTGGCGCAAATCATGGATATATCTACGTTCGAGCGGAATATCCTCTCGCCATTCAACGCCTGCAAAAGGCAATTCAACAAGCCAAGAAGTACAATCTCCTCGGCACACAAATTTTTGACTCTCCCTTCGATTTCAAAGTTGATATTCGCATTGGTGCGGGAGCATTTGTCTGCGGTGAGGAAACAGCCCTGATCCAATCGATTGAAGGCGGACGAGGTAATCCACGTCCTCGCCCCCCCTACCCAGCTCAAAAAGGCTTGTGGGGCTGTCCAACATTAATTAACAACGTAGAAAGCTTTGCCAATATTGCTCCTATCATTCGTGAGGGAGCAGATTGGTATGCCAGTATCGGCACTGAAAAAAGTAAAGGAACCAAGATTTTTGCCCTGACTGGGAAGATTCGTAACAACGGATTGATTGAAGTCCCGATGGGAATCACTCTGCGAGAAATTGTGGAAGAAATGGGCGGCTGCGTTCCCGATGGAGTCGTCAAGACGGTACAAACAGGCGGCCCCTCCGGTGGTTGTATTCCTGCCGCGTTGCTGGATACTCCAGTTGACTATGATTCGCTCATGGCGGTTGGTTCCATGATGGGATCGGGCGGGATGGTGGTGATGGATCAAGACACCAGCATGGTGGAAGTTGCTCAGTTCTACATGGAATTCTGCCGGGATGAATCGTGTGGCAAATGCATTCCATGCCGTGCGGGAACGGTTCAGCTTTATGAGCTGTTGAATAAGATCGCGAACCGTCAGGCGACGCAGAAAGACTTGGAGCAGCTAGAAGCCCTCTGCTACATGGTTAAGGAAATGAGCCTCTGTGGGTTAGGTCAAACGGCTCCAAATCCGGTACTCAGCACGTTGAAATACTTCAAGCAGGAGTATTTAGAGTTGCTGCAATCTCCAGTCGAACACAACGGCAAAGTCACCGTTTCGCAATCTTCGTGA
- the hoxU gene encoding bidirectional hydrogenase complex protein HoxU yields the protein MSVKTLKIDGIDVAIEEGASILQAAREAGVTIPTLCHLDGVTDIGACRLCMVEIAGTPRLFPACVTQVAEGMDISTNTPKLQEYRRMVVELLFAEGNHVCAFCVANGNCELQDVAIEVGMDHSRFPYRYPDRKVDNSHQRFSIDHNRCILCTRCVRVCDEIEGAHVWDVAQRGENCYIVSGLNQPWGAVDACTSCGKCVDACPTGAIFRKGETTGEKERDRNKLEFLVRAREKREWTR from the coding sequence ATGTCTGTCAAAACGCTCAAAATTGATGGAATTGATGTAGCGATCGAAGAGGGCGCAAGCATCCTGCAAGCGGCAAGAGAGGCTGGAGTCACGATTCCTACGCTATGTCACCTTGATGGTGTCACAGATATCGGCGCTTGCCGTCTGTGCATGGTAGAAATTGCTGGAACACCTAGGCTGTTTCCTGCATGTGTCACTCAGGTGGCTGAGGGGATGGACATTTCTACCAACACGCCCAAGCTGCAAGAATACCGCCGCATGGTTGTTGAGTTGCTGTTTGCTGAAGGAAACCATGTCTGCGCCTTTTGCGTGGCGAATGGTAATTGCGAGTTGCAAGATGTCGCTATTGAAGTTGGAATGGATCATTCTCGCTTCCCGTATCGTTACCCCGATCGCAAAGTCGATAATTCGCATCAGCGATTTAGTATTGACCACAACCGTTGCATTCTCTGTACTCGTTGCGTGCGCGTCTGCGATGAGATTGAGGGAGCGCATGTTTGGGATGTGGCACAACGGGGCGAGAATTGCTACATCGTGTCTGGATTGAATCAGCCTTGGGGTGCAGTGGATGCTTGTACCTCCTGCGGTAAGTGTGTCGATGCCTGTCCTACGGGAGCAATTTTCCGTAAAGGCGAAACGACTGGAGAGAAAGAACGCGATCGCAACAAGCTGGAATTTTTGGTAAGGGCGCGGGAGAAGAGAGAATGGACAAGATAA
- a CDS encoding NADH-quinone oxidoreductase subunit B family protein, which translates to MDKIRFATVWLAGCSGCHMSFLDLDEWLIELARQVDVVYSPVGSDLKDYPENVDICLVEGGVANEDNLELIHQVRQRTKILISFGDCAVTANIPAMRNMLGTAEPVLKRAYMELADTGRQLPHEPGIVPELLDRVLPVHQVVPVDIYMPGCPPSAERIQATLEPLLKGEKPHMEGRDMIKFG; encoded by the coding sequence ATGGACAAGATAAGATTTGCCACCGTTTGGTTAGCAGGCTGTTCCGGTTGCCATATGTCGTTTTTGGATTTAGACGAGTGGTTGATTGAACTCGCTAGGCAGGTGGATGTGGTATACAGTCCCGTTGGCTCAGATCTGAAGGACTATCCCGAAAACGTCGATATTTGTCTGGTTGAGGGAGGCGTTGCCAACGAAGACAATCTGGAACTGATCCACCAAGTCCGACAACGCACCAAAATCCTAATTTCATTTGGGGATTGTGCCGTGACAGCCAACATTCCTGCTATGCGAAATATGTTGGGGACTGCTGAACCCGTCCTCAAACGCGCTTACATGGAATTGGCAGATACCGGACGGCAACTGCCTCATGAGCCAGGAATTGTACCGGAATTGCTCGATCGCGTATTGCCCGTGCATCAGGTTGTTCCAGTTGATATCTATATGCCGGGATGTCCGCCATCGGCTGAGCGAATTCAAGCAACGCTTGAACCTCTCCTCAAAGGGGAAAAACCCCACATGGAAGGGCGAGACATGATTAAGTTTGGATAA
- a CDS encoding Ni/Fe hydrogenase subunit alpha: MKTVVIDPVTRIEGHAKISIFLDDAGEVSDARFHVVEYRGFEKFCEGRPFTDMAGITARICGICPVSHLLASSKTGDKILAVKIPPAAEKLRRLMNLAQITQSHALSFFHLSSPDFLLGWDSDPAKRNVFGLIEANPDLARAGIRLRQFGQNIIELLGARKIHSAWTVPGGVRSPLSEEGRQWICDRLPESLATVNLALGLFKGMIDGQLKDEVNIFGEFPSLFMGLVGKDGEWEHYGGHLRFSDSQGNIIADNLSEDNYQDFLGEAVEHWSYLKFPYYKPLGYPDGIYRVGPLARLNVCNHIGSEAADRELREFRDRAGGVPTSSFLYHYARLIEILACLEKIQTLMDDPDILSNRIRAQGGVNQLEAIGVSEAPRGTLFHHYKVDENGLIEKVNLIIATGQNNLAMNKTVAQIAKQYIHGDGNGHAIPEGFLNRVEAGIRCYDPCLSCSTHAAGQMPLHVQLVAPDGTIVNEIYRD, translated from the coding sequence ATGAAGACTGTTGTCATCGATCCTGTTACACGCATTGAGGGACACGCTAAAATCTCAATCTTTCTAGACGACGCGGGTGAAGTCTCAGATGCTCGGTTTCATGTCGTAGAATATCGGGGATTTGAAAAGTTTTGTGAAGGCAGACCTTTCACAGATATGGCAGGCATTACTGCCCGGATTTGCGGCATTTGTCCGGTGAGTCACTTGCTAGCATCCTCGAAGACTGGGGACAAAATTCTGGCAGTAAAAATTCCGCCTGCGGCAGAGAAATTGCGGCGATTGATGAATCTGGCACAGATTACTCAATCTCATGCACTTTCATTCTTTCACCTCAGTAGTCCGGATTTCTTGCTGGGTTGGGATAGCGATCCGGCAAAACGGAATGTGTTTGGGTTAATTGAAGCGAATCCCGATCTGGCACGAGCTGGAATTCGGCTACGGCAATTTGGACAAAATATAATCGAACTGTTGGGCGCACGCAAGATTCACTCGGCTTGGACGGTGCCGGGAGGGGTGCGATCGCCGCTTTCGGAAGAAGGCAGACAGTGGATTTGCGATCGCTTGCCCGAATCATTGGCAACCGTCAATCTGGCTTTGGGGCTATTCAAAGGTATGATTGATGGTCAACTCAAAGATGAAGTTAATATCTTTGGTGAATTCCCTTCGCTGTTTATGGGACTCGTTGGCAAGGATGGCGAATGGGAACATTATGGTGGACATCTCCGCTTTAGTGATAGTCAAGGCAATATTATTGCTGACAACTTGAGCGAAGATAACTATCAGGATTTCTTAGGGGAAGCCGTTGAGCACTGGTCATATCTAAAATTCCCGTACTACAAACCATTAGGTTATCCTGATGGTATTTATCGAGTGGGGCCACTGGCTCGACTGAATGTGTGTAATCACATTGGTTCAGAAGCTGCCGATCGGGAGTTAAGAGAATTTCGCGATCGCGCTGGTGGAGTTCCCACATCTTCATTCCTTTACCACTATGCTCGATTGATTGAAATCCTGGCATGTTTGGAGAAAATCCAAACTCTCATGGACGATCCAGATATTTTATCCAATCGAATTCGCGCTCAGGGTGGAGTGAATCAACTGGAAGCGATCGGAGTCAGCGAAGCACCACGCGGTACCCTGTTCCATCATTACAAAGTGGATGAAAATGGCTTAATTGAGAAGGTCAATCTCATCATTGCCACTGGACAAAATAACCTGGCAATGAACAAAACCGTTGCTCAAATCGCTAAGCAATATATTCATGGGGATGGCAACGGCCATGCAATTCCCGAAGGCTTTCTAAACCGTGTTGAAGCAGGAATTCGCTGCTACGATCCGTGTTTATCATGCTCTACCCATGCAGCAGGACAAATGCCTTTACACGTTCAACTAGTTGCACCCGATGGAACGATAGTGAACGAGATTTATCGGGACTGA
- a CDS encoding hydrogenase maturation protease — translation MKITDNKKISYLIIGYGNTIRGDDGAGYQIAESIAQWNLDHVRSLAVHQLTPDLAEAIAQAKTVIFVDAVATLSEVKIEQLRPNYAASFTGHYADPRSLLALTRALYKAIPTAYRILIPAVNFSFGETLSPVTRKSVDLALVKIKKLVSQQNSTMRTAYEKTL, via the coding sequence TTGAAGATTACTGATAACAAAAAAATTAGCTATCTGATCATTGGCTATGGCAACACAATTCGGGGTGATGATGGAGCGGGTTATCAGATTGCCGAATCCATTGCTCAGTGGAATTTGGATCATGTGCGATCGCTGGCGGTGCATCAACTGACGCCAGACTTAGCTGAAGCGATCGCACAGGCTAAAACCGTCATTTTTGTAGATGCGGTGGCTACATTATCAGAGGTCAAAATCGAACAACTCAGACCGAATTATGCCGCCAGCTTTACGGGACATTATGCCGATCCGCGATCGCTGCTTGCTTTAACCCGTGCCCTGTATAAAGCTATTCCTACTGCTTACCGGATTTTGATTCCAGCCGTTAATTTTTCCTTTGGTGAAACCCTTTCTCCCGTCACCCGAAAGAGTGTTGACTTGGCTTTAGTCAAGATAAAAAAACTGGTTTCTCAACAGAACAGCACAATGAGGACTGCTTATGAGAAAACCCTGTGA
- a CDS encoding Calvin cycle protein CP12 → MKTSDRLSHSISLEQRIHDAIAEAHAISARYASESPECGAAWDIVEELQAEAAHQKIACLGKTGFTDYCEEFPDALEARVYDT, encoded by the coding sequence ATGAAAACTTCCGATCGCTTATCCCATTCCATCTCTTTAGAGCAACGCATTCATGACGCAATCGCAGAAGCTCACGCAATCTCCGCTCGATATGCTTCAGAATCTCCTGAATGTGGTGCTGCCTGGGACATTGTGGAAGAGTTGCAAGCAGAAGCGGCTCATCAAAAGATAGCATGCTTAGGCAAAACAGGATTCACAGATTACTGCGAGGAATTTCCAGATGCGCTGGAAGCCAGAGTGTACGACACGTAG
- the hypA gene encoding hydrogenase maturation nickel metallochaperone HypA yields MHEVGIMQNTLDIALEYANRQGAAQIHRMTLRIGQLSGVEPEALAFAFDVVTRGTIAERAQLNIDSIPAICYCPNCQREFQPSDWIYECPECHEFCTEIRQGRELELASLEVS; encoded by the coding sequence ATGCACGAAGTTGGCATCATGCAAAATACGCTAGATATTGCTCTGGAGTACGCGAACCGTCAGGGTGCAGCTCAAATTCACCGCATGACATTACGCATCGGTCAATTGTCGGGAGTGGAGCCAGAAGCGTTAGCGTTTGCGTTTGATGTTGTGACGCGGGGAACCATTGCCGAACGCGCCCAACTCAACATTGATTCCATTCCAGCCATTTGCTATTGCCCAAATTGCCAACGTGAATTTCAGCCTTCTGATTGGATTTACGAGTGTCCTGAGTGCCATGAATTCTGCACTGAAATCCGTCAGGGTAGGGAACTTGAACTTGCTTCACTGGAGGTTTCTTAG
- the hypB gene encoding hydrogenase nickel incorporation protein HypB yields MCEDCGCSQVGAVAIDGVTHHEHSHLHEHSHSHDHPDEHQQRKAEGRGQRAEGIYPDAVSDLHERSHVSQTLTIHESLLSKNDRLAERNRGYFQAKRVLALNILSSPGSGKTALIERMVQDLNSRILASLQHPLRIGVIVGDLETDNDAQRLRRAGAPAVQITTGNACHLEADMVSRAMQKLDLDALEVLIIENVGNLVCPASYDLGEAMRVVLLSVTEGEDKPLKYPTMFKTANVVLINKIDIAEAVGFDRERAIANIQRVAPQAILFEVSARTGQGMEAWYSYLGTAIQ; encoded by the coding sequence ATGTGTGAAGATTGTGGTTGCAGCCAGGTTGGAGCAGTAGCGATTGATGGGGTTACTCATCACGAACATTCCCATCTGCATGAACATTCTCATTCTCACGATCATCCAGATGAGCATCAACAAAGAAAGGCAGAGGGGAGAGGGCAGAGGGCAGAAGGAATTTATCCCGATGCTGTTAGCGATCTGCATGAGCGATCGCATGTTTCACAAACCCTTACCATTCATGAATCTCTACTGTCGAAAAATGATCGCTTAGCAGAGCGCAATCGGGGATATTTCCAGGCAAAAAGGGTGCTAGCACTCAACATTCTGTCCTCGCCGGGTTCGGGGAAAACAGCACTGATTGAGCGAATGGTGCAGGATTTGAACAGTCGCATACTGGCATCCCTGCAACACCCGTTACGGATTGGTGTCATTGTGGGTGATTTAGAAACAGATAATGATGCTCAGCGCTTACGCCGTGCTGGTGCGCCAGCCGTACAAATCACCACGGGGAATGCCTGTCATCTAGAAGCGGATATGGTGTCACGGGCAATGCAGAAGCTCGATCTGGATGCTCTGGAGGTGTTGATTATTGAAAATGTGGGTAACTTAGTCTGTCCGGCTAGCTATGACTTAGGCGAAGCGATGCGAGTTGTGTTGCTATCCGTGACGGAAGGAGAGGATAAACCTTTGAAGTATCCCACAATGTTCAAAACGGCAAATGTCGTTCTGATTAACAAAATCGACATTGCAGAAGCCGTGGGGTTCGACAGGGAACGGGCTATTGCTAACATTCAGCGCGTCGCACCCCAGGCAATTCTCTTTGAAGTTTCTGCTCGAACTGGACAGGGAATGGAAGCTTGGTATAGCTACCTGGGAACTGCCATTCAATAG